In Bradysia coprophila strain Holo2 unplaced genomic scaffold, BU_Bcop_v1 contig_687, whole genome shotgun sequence, a genomic segment contains:
- the LOC119083512 gene encoding uncharacterized protein LOC119083512 yields MATSLLGTTTKNEHLDHVFLATAIINVIGSNGQPCQARALLDSGSQINIITQKLCNKIKAKSSQSSLKINGVGSSQVESTKRASFVIKSMASGFEANLEAFVLKEVSTCQPLNEVNTSRWKIPKNINLADPNFNIPAAIDIIIGGELFFKLISIGQIEIGKSLPDLQNTVFGWVVTGKVLGLQQQEAFVGMVNETQLEKQIEKFWQLEERYKVKKPMTDREVNCEEYFDKTTMRDSDNGKFIVNLQFIKEPSMLGNSKNMAIRRFLFLERRFQKDPELKEEYVTFLREYENLGHMERVQLENITDENYFIPHHAVRNPSSSTTKFRVVFDGSAKTTTNISLNEILANGPMLQDDLFSILVRFRKHAIVFSADITKMYRQVEVTESHQKWQMIIWREQPDQPLGFYKLKTLTYGLTCSSYLAIKALQTLAEEHKNVYPEAAKIAKSDFNVDDVMTGAENVEQALVLQEQLIQMCKSGHFELHKWCSNHPMLLETIPAKKREVSLEINAEKTETKALGVKWIPKDDIFMLSYVPKEHNKVTKRTVLSELSQLFDPLGFVNPVVVMAKIFLQEICKLKLQWDAAVPMHMNSKWEQYRNQLKKLNKVKLPRRILVDNPSDIQLHLFSDASEKAYGSVAYLRSVNSDGERLVSLVCSKSRVAPIVQTTLPRLELCAALLNVELAKKVEQTLQLNISSTTYWTDSEVVLSWVLSDGTYRTFVANRVAEIKRKTQPENWRYINTKSNPADLVSRGMTPEKLLESKLWWEGPQFLKQEKEDWPEMKASFIREITEEKQIKTVLTASVPEANFIDRINHRNSIRVLQRIVAYALRMLRKNNGEREQSNETLSITELKAAMRVILKHVQKTCFAEELDLLSKGKHLKSRFSNFSPILDADGLIRVGGRLRTAEISFDQRHPVLLPRKHYVTRLILEQLHRENMHAGPQALLAIARQKYWPEQGKQLAQEVVKNCVLCVKSKPKMMEQIMGDLPKSRTTIARAFYNVSVDFAGPVEIHSTIRGKRVTKGYICIFVCFTTKAVHMEAAIDLSIDGFICCLKRFVARRGLPNAIVSDNATNFKGTHNQLMELKNVFSDTKNQKKLYEYCQDHQIEWKFCPARSPHFNGLAEAAVKSAKWHLRKILHSARLTYDQLGTITAEIEAILNSRPLTPMSNNPDDLQPLTAGHFLIGGPLTGLEDRNISNGPKTKIWYKMMEMRKEFWRRWSTEYLAELQSKAKWRQECNNIKVGTLVILKEDNMAPLKWRMGRVTKVFCDENGKVRVVEFITSVVRIPDIANNKKRIANMTASTHLVRRAIHRICPLPIEVNDEPDTLASSSQHIQNPAQPSVIPSIEESKETTEQSSEIEVANAETTIEEVSAIAKPQGKLLRVSNGREPPVIVKQPEEPIARRTRSKIKTTICSVATVAFVFLAFLGRAKAEQCQYKSFDHNPGLYFEPVGRMALTHDKWNIICVLSLDQLWSQASEITTMLDQLDTICSKIKPPKLCNITRKQFRQQVKILEEQKKVNKRSKRGWVNIFGSALKLTTGVMDHDDSELIQKQVEYLNGTYQNAMKLIADQTTIQDITQNIIKRDEVNVSKQYTIVHNEVISINTVSIQWITPEFEESLRSIQTGEFER; encoded by the exons ATGGCTACGTCATTATTGGGAACAACAACTAAAAATGAGCATCTTGATCATGTGTTCTTGGCAACCGCAATAATTAATGTCATTGGGTCAAATGGACAACCGTGTCAAGCCAGAGCATTATTGGACTCTGGTTCCCAAATAAATATCATAACACAGAAGTTATGCAacaaaattaaagcaaaatcaaGCCAATCAAGCTTGAAAATTAATGGAGTAGGATCATCGCAAGTGGAATCAACAAAACGAGCaagttttgttattaaatCAATGGCATCTGGATTCGAGGCGAATCTAGAAGCGTTCGTCCTAAAGGAGGTCAGCACGTGTCAACCATTGAACGAAGTAAACACAAGCAGAtggaaaattccaaaaaatatcaacTTAGCTGACCCTAATTTCAACATACCAGCAGCAATTGACATCATCATTGGTGGAGAGCTTTTCTTCAAACTAATTTCCATTGGACAAATCGAGATTGGAAAATCCTTACCAGATTTGCAAAATACGGTGTTCGGTTGGGTAGTAACTGGAAAAGTGCTGGGCCTACAACAGCAGGAAGCTTTCGTGGGAATGGTAAATGAAACTCAGctcgaaaaacaaattgaaaaattctggcAATTGGAAGAACGCTACAAGGTCAAGAAACCAATGACTGATCGCGAAGTAAATTGTGAGGAATATTTCGACAAAACTACTATGAGAGATAGtgacaatggaaaatttattgtgaatttgcaattcaTAAAAGAACCATCAATGCTGGGCAACTCGAAAAATATGGCCATAAGGCGATTCCTGTTCTTGGAAAGACGATTCCAAAAGGATCCGGAGCTAAAAGAGGAATACGTTACTTTTCTACGAGAATACGAAAACCTTGGGCACATGGAACGAGTACAGTTGGAAAATATAACTGATGAGAATTATTTCATACCTCATCATGCCGTTAGGAACCCATCCAGCAGCACAACGAAATTTAGAGTAGTTTTCGATGGATCGGCAAAAACTACAACGAATATTTCACTGAATGAAATACTGGCTAATGGTCCAATGCTTCAAGACGACTTATTTTCCATATTAGTTCGTTTCAGAAAACACGCGATAGTGTTTTCAGCGgacattacaaaaatgtatCGCCAAGTAGAAGTGACTGAAAGTCACCAAAAATGGCAGATGATTATTTGGCGAGAACAACCAGACCAACCATTGGGATTTTATAAACTAAAAACATTGACATATGGGCTAACATGTTCTTCTTATTTGGCAATAAAAGCACTTCAAACATTGGCAGAAGAGCACAAGAACGTCTATCCTGAAGCCgcaaaaatagcaaaatcaGATTTTAACGTTGACGATGTTATGACTGGAGCCGAAAATGTGGAACAAGCGCTAGTGCTACAAGAGCAATTAATACAGATGTGCAAAAGTGGACATTTTGAACTACATAAATGGTGCTCCAATCATCCAATGTTATTGGAAACAATACCAGCAAAGAAGCGAGAAGTAAGCCTGGAGATCAATGCAGAAAAAACAGAAACGAAGGCATTGGGAGTAAAATGGATTCCCAAAGACGACATTTTTATGCTTTCGTACGTTCCAAAAGAGCATAACAAAGTCACAAAGCGGACAGTCTTATCGGAACTATCACAATTATTTGACCCACTTGGCTTCGTAAATCCGGTAGTCGTGatggcaaaaatattcttgCAAGAGAtatgcaaattaaaattgcaatggGATGCAGCAGTACCAATGCATATGAATAGCAAATGGGAGCAGTATCGAAACCAactaaaaaagttaaataagGTGAAACTACCCAGGCGCATATTAGTGGATAATCCGTCAGATATACAACTGCATTTATTCTCGGACGCAAGTGAAAAAGCATATGGAAGTGTTGCTTATCTCCGGTCGGTAAATTCAGACGGAGAACGGCTAGTCAGCTTGGTCTGTTCTAAAAGCAGAGTTGCCCCGATAGTGCAAACAACATTGCCAAGGCTGGAATTGTGTGCAGCGCTACTAAACGTGGAATTAGCAAAAAAGGTTGAGCAAACGTTGCAACTGAATATATCTAGCACTACTTACTGGACGGACTCGGAAGTTGTCTTATCATGGGTGTTATCAGATGGAACCTACCGCACATTTGTAGCCAACAGAGTAGctgaaataaaaaggaaaactcAGCCGGAAAATTGGAGATATATCAATACGAAGTCTAACCCAGCAGATTTAGTGTCACGTGGAATGACACCAGAAAAACTGTTGGAATCCAAGCTATGGTGGGAAGGACCACAATTCTTAAAACAGGAAAAAGAAGATTGGCCAGAAATGAAAGCCTCATTCATCAGAGAAATCACTGAAGAAAAGCAAATTAAAACGGTGCTAACAGCTTCAGTACCAGAAGCCAATTTCATAGACAGGATCAATCATAGAAATTCTATTCGAGTCCTTCAACGAATTGTGGCGTACGCGCTGAGAATGCTGAGAAAAAACAATGGCGAACGAGAGCAATCAAATGAAACATTGTCGATAACGGAATTAAAAGCAGCGATGCGCGTAATACTCAAACACGTCCAAAAAACCTGTTTTGCTGAAGAATTGGATTTGCTAAGCAaaggaaaacatttgaaaagtcgattttctaacttttcaccAATCTTAGACGCAGACGGTCTAATACGAGTCGGTGGAAGATTACGAACagccgaaatttcattcgatcAGCGACATCCAGTATTACTACCAAGGAAACATTATGTGACAAGATTAATATTGGAGCAGCTACATCGTGAAAATATGCACGCCGGACCACAAGCACTCTTAGCGATAGCTAGGCAAAAATACTGGCCAGAGCAAGGCAAGCAATTGGCGCAAGAGGTCGTGAAAAATTGTGTCCTCTGTGTAAAATCGAAGCCAAAAATGATGGAGCAAATCATGGGAGATCTGCCTAAATCTAGGACAACTATAGCACGAGCGTTCTACAACGTAAGCGTAGATTTCGCAGGACCGGTTGAAATTCATAGCACCATTCGTGGAAAACGAGTAACTAAAGGATATATTTGCATCTTTGTGTGCTTCACGACAAAAGCAGTTCATATGGAAGCCGCAATAGACTTGTCCATAGACGGGTTCATTTGCTGTTTGAAACGATTTGTCGCACGAAGGGGATTACCAAACGCAATCGTGTCAGACAATGCTACTAACTTCAAAGGAACTCATAACCAGCTGATGGAgctaaaaaatgtgttttcggacacaaaaaaccagaaaaaattGTACGAATATTGTCAGGATCatcaaattgaatggaaattttgtccGGCAAGAAGTCCACATTTTAACGGATTAGCAGAAGCTGCTGTCAAATCAGCTAAGtggcatttgcgaaaaattttacattctgCCAGACTCACTTATGATCAACTGGGAACAATCACAGCCGAAATTGAAGCAATTCTGAATTCCAGGCCGTTAACACCGATGTCCAACAATCCCGACGATTTACAGCCATTAACAGCTGGGCATTTCTTAATTGGAGGACCACTGACAGGTCTAGAGGATCGAAACATCTCAAATGGtcccaaaacaaaaatttggtacaaaatgatggaaatgcgAAAGGAATTTTGGCGGCGATGGTCCACGGAATACTTGGCGGAATTACAAAGCAAGGCCAAATGGAGGCAGGAATGCAACAACATTAAAGTTGGAACATTAGTCATCTTAAAAGAAGATAACATGGCTCCATTAAAATGGCGAATGGGCAGAGTCACAAAGGTTTTTTGTGATGAAAATGGTAAAGTACGAGTTGTCGAATTTATAACCAGTGTGGTCAGAATTCCGGACATAgctaacaacaaaaaacgaatagcAAACATGACCGCTTCAACCCATTTGGTACGAAGAGCAATACATCGTATTTGTCCATTGCCAATTGAGGTTAATGACGAGCCAGATACGTTAGCTTCCTCGAGCCAGCACATACAAAATCCAGCTCAACCTAGCGTCATACCATCTATCGAGGAATCTAAGGAAACAACTGAGCAGTCTTCCGAAATAGAAGTTGCTAATGCAGAGACTACTATTGAGGAAGTTTCTGCAATCGCTAAACCACAAGGCAAATTATTGAGAGTGTCAAATGGTCGGGAGCCTCCAGTAATCGTCAAGCAGCCAGAAGAGCCGATTGCGCGAAGAACCagatcaaaaatcaaaaccacaATATGTTCAGTGGCAACTGTAGCATTCGTCTTTCTCGCTTTCCTTGGCAGAGCAAAGGCTGAACAGTGCCAATACAAATCATTCGATCATAATCCAGGACTGTATTTCGAACCAGTGGGCAGAATGGCTTTAACTCATGATAAATGGAACATCATATGCGTACTCAGTCTAGATCAACTATGGTCACAGGCATCCGAAATAACAACTATGTTGGACCAGTTGGACACCATTTGCAGCAAGATAAAACCCCCGAAGCTTTGCAATATCACACGAAAGCAATTTCGACAGCaagtgaaaatattggaaGAACAAA AAAAAGTGAATAAACGAAGCAAACGAGGCTGggtaaatattttcggaaGTGCTTTGAAACTAACTACTGGAGTTATGGACCATGATGACAGTGAATTGATCCAGAAGCAAGTCGAATATTTGAACGGAACTTATCAAAATGCAATGAAGTTAATTGCTGATCAGACAACAATTCAAGACATAACACAAAATATAATCAAGCGTGATGAAGTGAATGTGTCAAAGCAATACACAATAGTTCACAACGAAGT